The Aphis gossypii isolate Hap1 chromosome 3, ASM2018417v2, whole genome shotgun sequence genome includes a region encoding these proteins:
- the LOC114123800 gene encoding uncharacterized protein LOC114123800 isoform X1 produces MSFRRVTILSLSWINVIVCLVYTCNFTVIASSPEYLGCFLNVDLNISNGLNISLATLTPQECSDECHANNYTYAAINNEPFCRCTNNYISKLMKEIDDDCNVSCSAAENGPNEMCQTHFKIFKTYNSSKIGEEKYPQAIYLGCFGERMGDDKNRLLKFPHERYRDNTPQKCSEECFKIGFLYSGLTNGEEQGTACWCGNQYPSEKFKISDAKCNSLCSGDKTKNCGGLWRLSVYSTGIVDYPLRNSVGCYNLDSFTRYDKKVYILKETIDSHRCFYICNERGFKYAAVSEDHCECSDEIPRAEERENQEECKKCAGDESEYCGGPSSISIYENDWFGMVTGNLSKTYFGCFENNWMYPVMDGWNISFPKEMTSQKCVSSCFTRGYPFVALVSSTVCLCSFVSPPVEAKLRAGGQDCNATCAGGKENACGDRDHYSVFTTGLKTSRVPGNHYLGCYEETDVYRAFKKNQSIEFPYVNTPNICSKHCDRTGYEYFQLSSRESCFCGNSHPADDGAIRVDDNQCSTQCSGDANKYCGGAFKIAAFRIGMVADRKYNCSTDCECYFFPKHNLSKIDCSKRNLIDPSTIIPDLKITSSSIDLILKDNSIEILPNLTSFRIASLDVSNNSITTLDAGLLPKSLKVLFVNNNKLTTLNNNALRLIQSLDIIMLSNNPWPCECDLLNILLKYKSKIGDLKKITCSSSTDPFIHMNEYELCKKWKINFFYLFIGLGFVSFVCLLSVYFNLHRTVWLYVRNIQCDSCDLISMQHTNKADKDLEEETFMQRIQYDELVLATENWNQDRVLGEGGFGVVYKGNWRHTDVAIKRLKAEGVAEKVVNMHTLANELLQNPSKEIMYLNAVKHDNVLSMYGFCFHSTGSCLIYQFMANGSLEDRLQCKNGTKPLSWTTRGNIATGIARGLQFLHNVETPLIHGDIKSANILLDSNLEPRIGDFGLARTGPLEKINKSIGFDVSHVCGTKPYLPEDFCKSKKLSTKVDTYSFGVVMFEIATGLRAFNRYKNYKYLKDMVNKHDDSSIVNIADKLAGHDPFHIFEVLIKLGKACVVDIAEKRPEMVVVYMNLQNTLSSKSDVNNVEANGEIYNKNESNAQLKETKNKDFIKLDEIKAVLLAPLHEIPSISNLYSSPVHEVNDPRKIITTEVKSNSNEISVCLNGFKYRNIK; encoded by the exons ATGTCTTTTAGACGTGTAACCATATTGTCACTATCGTGGATCAACGTCATCGTATGTCTCGTATATACCTGCAATTTTacag TTATAGCATCAAGTCCAGAATATTTGGGATGTTTTTTGAAcgtagatttaaatatttcaaacggtTTAAATATATCACTTGCTACTTTGACCCCTCAAGAGTGTTCAGACGAATGTCATGCAAACAATTACACATACGCCGCAATTAATAACGAACC ATTTTGTCGCtgcacaaataattatatatctaaattGATGAAAGAAATAGACGACGACTGCAATGTATCGTGTAGTGCTGCTGAAAATGGGCCAAATGAGATGTGTCAaacgcattttaaaatattcaaaacgtataattcaagtaaaatag GTGAGGAAAAATATCCTCAAGCGATCTATCTCGGATGCTTCGGAGAAAGAATGGGCGACGACAAGAACCGATTACTGAAATTTCCCCACGAAAGATATCGTGATAATACTCCGCAAAAATGTTCCGAAGAATGTTTCAAAATCGGATTTCTGTACTCTGGATTAACAAATGGAGAAGAACAGgg aaCTGCTTGTTGGTGTGGTAATCAATATCCCTcagagaaatttaaaataagcgaCGCGAAATGTAACTCTCTCTGTTCGGGTGACAAGACGAAAAATTGCGGTGGTCTGTGGAGATTGAGCGTTTATTCCACTGGAATCGTTG ATTATCCACTCAGAAATTCGGTTGGCTGTTACAATTTGGACAGTTTCACTCGATACGACAAGAaagtgtacattttaaaagaaaccATTGATTCGCACAggtgtttttatatttgcaACGAGAGAGGATTTAAATACGCGGCAGTCAGCGA aGATCACTGTGAATGCAGCGATGAAATACCGAGAGCGGAAGAACGGGAAAATCAAGAAGAGTGTAAAAAATGTGCTGGAGACGAATCGGAGTATTGTGGTGGTCCCAGCTCAATAAGTATCTACGAAAACGATTGGTTTG GCATGGTTACGGGAAATCTATCCAAAACCTATTTTGGATGCTTTGAAAACAATTGGATGTATCCAGTGATGGATGGATGGAATATATCATTTCCTAAAGAAATGACCTCACAAAAATGCGTTTCTAGTTGTTTTACCAGAGGCTATCCATTCGTAGCACTAGTGTCTTC GACGGTGTGTCTGTGCAGTTTCGTAAGTCCACCGGTCGAAGCCAAGTTGAGAGCTGGAGGACAGGATTGTAACGCCACGTGTGCGGGTGGCAAGGAAAACGCGTGCGGCGATCGCGACCACTACAGCGTGTTTACCACTGGTCTGAAAACTTCCCGGGTGCCCGGTAACCATTACCTGGGTTGCTACGAAGAGACGGACGTGTACAGGGCGTTCAAGAAAAACCAGTCCATTGAATTCCCATACGTCAACACGCCGAACATTTGCTCCAAGCACTGCGACAGAACGGGCTACGAATACTTCCAACTGTCCAGCAGGGAATCGTGTTTTTGCGGAAACAGCCATCCGGCGGATGACGGCGCGATACGGGTCGACGACAATCAATGTTCCACCCAGTGCTCGGGTGACGCGAACAAATATTGCGGTGGGGCGTTTAAAATCGCGGCGTTCCGTATAG gAATGGTTGCtgacagaaaatataattgttctaCAGATTGTGAATGCTATTTCTTTCCGAAACacaatttatctaaaattgaCTGTTCGAAAAGAAATCTTATTGACCCTTCTACAATTATtcctgatttaaaaataacttcgtCATCCattgatttgattttgaaaGACAATTCGATCGAAATCTTACCTAATTTAACAAGTTTTCGTATCGCTTCATTGGATGTTAGTAATAACAGTATAACAACATTGGATGCCGGTCTTTTACCTAAAAGCTTAAAA gttttgtttgtaaataataataagttaacaaCTCTAAACAATAACGCGTTGAGATTAATACAAAGTCTAGACATCATAATGTTATCGAACAACCCGTGGCCGTGCGAGTGCGATTTGTTGAATAtcctactaaaatataaatcaaag ATCGGAGATTTGAAGAAAATCACTTGCTCGTCTTCCACTGACCCATTTATCCACATGAATGAATACGAACTTtgtaaaaaatggaaaatcaaTTTCTTTTACCTTTTCATCGGTTTAGGTTTCGTTTCGTTCGTTTGCCTGCTGTCCGTCTATTTTAACTTACACAGGACCGTTTGGTTGTACGTGCGTAACATCCAATGCGATTCCTGTGATCTTATATCCATGCAGCACACCAATAAGGCCGATAAAGATCTCGAGGAAGAAACTTTCATGCAGCGCATTCAATACGACGAACTCGTACTGGCCACTGAAAACTGGAACCAGGACCGAGTGCTGGGAGAAGGCGGGTTCGGGGTGGTGTACAAAGGCAATTGGAGGCACACAGACGTAGCGATCAAAAGACTAAAAGCCGAG GGAGTAGCTGAAAAAGTGGTAAACATGCACACTCTGGCTAACGAACTCCTGCAGAATCCATCGAAAGAGATTATGTACCTAAATGCCGTTAAACATGATAACGTACTGTCCATGTATGGATTTTGCTTCCATTCGACGGGATCTTGTTTGATATATCAGTTCATGGCAAACGGATCACTCGAAGATCGATTACAATGCAAA aacggAACGAAACCATTATCTTGGACGACACGTGGAAACATAGCGACAGGAATTGCAAGAGGGTTACAGTTTTTGCACAATGTTGAAACGCCTTTGATCCATGGCGATATAAAAag CGCCAATATACTTTTGGATTCTAATCTCGAGCCCAGAATAGGAGATTTTGGGCTCGCTCGGACTGGTCCGCtggaaaaaattaacaaaagcATTGGATTTGATGTCAGTCACGTGTGTGGTACTAAGCCTTATTTGCCTGAAGATTTTTGTAAGAGCAAAAAACTTTCAACCAAAGTGGACACTTACAGTTTCGGCGTA GTAATGTTCGAAATCGCAACCGGTCTAAGAGCGTTTAAtagatacaaaaattataaatatttg AAAGATATGGTGAATAAGCACGACGACTCTTCAATTGTGAATATCGCCGACAAATTGGCCGGACATGAtccatttcatatttttgaagtacttataaaattgGGAAAAGCTTGCGTGGTAGACATAGCTGAGAAGCGTCCGGAAATGGTCGTTGTTTACATGAATCTACAAAACACTTTGTCATCGAAATCTGACGTCAATAATG ttgaAGCAAACGGCGAGATATATAACAAGAATGAGTCGAATGCACAGTTAAAG gaaacaaaaaataaggaTTTCATAAAATTGGATGAAATAAAGGCAGTGCTGTTAGCACCACTCCACGAGATTCCGTCAATATCGAACTTGTATTCTAGTCCTGTGCACGAAGTAAACGACCCTCGGAAAATCATTACCACAGAAGTAAAATCTAACAGCAATGAAATATCGGTATGCCTAAATGGGTTTAAGTaccgtaatataaaataa